In Palaemon carinicauda isolate YSFRI2023 chromosome 14, ASM3689809v2, whole genome shotgun sequence, the following proteins share a genomic window:
- the LOC137653183 gene encoding uncharacterized protein translates to MPFNLQQFIVSPRDHVESLKVATKTDLKNLARHYDVQVPATAVKCVILSHILNFLVDEDIVPEEELADVRALTVTNPNSDLDKLSLQLELEKMKMQAATAAATAATAAAEVEERKAAAAERAATAATLVERERAAAAERAATAAAELEERKAAAAERTAAAAASLERIKVETAAEAAATALEQQEKESEQKNKALRVRLQIEREAATVTERDLAFIRLKEKEEGKLIPEPFDVGKVQKLLPTFEEREPDNYFSVFEDTAKNLNWPQDKWYLIIRNSFKGKALSVCATMLEEHDYFIIKQAILDAYSITAEGYRQIFRNSQKQVQQTFLEFMNGKIKQFQKWVDKVDVKTFEQLKDLIVMEEFLRKIPGSINVYLREQNESDPKKAALKADDYALIHKVGKTPYRETRPKETCTYCKQEGHHISECPDPHCAASYLKRKPNPPQFSPKQMNLPKQEPKPKVEKKKTFHCASHESQAFAPFTCSGKINGKPVTILRDTGSSQTIVSPKVIRPNGETHRYVAVNDLTSKSMLPLINVNLHCPYFSGTTEVAVNPELLPCKNVDVILGNDIANSVVLTNLIAVSPGEVVQEECLAVTRSSKKDTPTESSSNPLPVSEPMDFNELMSTYKIQPDSFSYQQRKDVTLQQCFNQVKPKDTNKCSYFYINNNVLMRKFRSSKNSHLETWKDLFQVVVPKDIRPLILELSHSADSHLGITKTYERISQDFYWPNMKNDIKEYVKTCTTCQKVSSPNVKVPVAPLKPILVPKEPFSKIIVDCVGPLPKTKRGHEYLLTALCPTTRYPFAVPLRNISAKNILKSLVSIFTVVGFPTELQCDQGTNFMSHAFKTAMKDYHITQVSSSAYHPQTNGALERTHQTIKNLLRKYIHSSGNEWDCDLELIMYIIRGVRNQSTGMSPFELLFGRRPRTILSSVKERILKLGDNEVPLSQYISELNKKLSDLHSIAKTNLITAQEKMKINYDKKAKTRSFKVGDAVLLYHPIAGSPLREKYQGPYTITHRISPTNYIIATPDKRKSTQLVHINLLKAYLSPSTAESKTVMITSAIPYIDCPMDQFTDDPITASWQDSQN, encoded by the exons atgcctttcaacttgcaacaatttattgtatcaccacgggatcatgtggaatctctcaaagttgccacaaaaactgacctaaagaatctagctcgccattatgatgtacaggttcccgcaactgccgtaaaatgtgtaattctcagtcatattttgaacttccttgtagatgaagatattgttccagaagaagaattggctgacgttcgagctctaacagttaccaatccaaatagtgacttggataaactaagtctacagctggagttggaaaagatgaagatgcaagccgcaactgcagcggcaactgccgcaactgccgccgctgag gtagaagagaggaaagccgctgctgctgaaagagccgcaactgccgcaactctggtagaacgagaaagagccgctgctgctgaacgagccgcaactgccgccgctgagttagaagagaggaaagccgctgctgctgagcgcacggctgctgctgctgcttccctagaacgtatcaaggtggaaactgctgcggaagctgctgcaactgctttggagcaacaagaaaaagaaagtgaacagaaaaacaaagctctccgtgttaggctgcagattgagagagaagcggccacagtaacagaacgggatctggcatttataagactgaaagaaaaggaagaaggtaagctaattcccgaaccctttgatgtgggcaaggtgcagaaattgctgcccacatttgaagaacgggaacctgataactacttttctgtgttcgaagacacagccaagaatctcaattggcctcaggacaaatggtatttgatcatccgaaactcatttaaaggtaaagcattatctgtatgtgccactatgttagaggaacatgattatttcataattaaacaggcaatccttgatgcttattctattactgcggaaggttataggcaaatatttcgtaatagtcagaagcaagttcagcagacctttttagaatttatgaatggaaagattaaacagtttcagaagtgggtagacaaagtagatgtcaaaactttcgagcagttgaaagatttaatagtaatggaggagttcttaaggaaaataccaggtagcattaatgtgtatctaagagagcagaatgaatctgaccctaagaaagccgctttaaaggcagatgactatgctcttattcataaagtaggtaaaaccccatatagagaaactagacctaaggaaacttgtacatactgcaaacaagaaggacatcatatttcagaatgtcctgatccacattgtgcagcttcatacttaaagagaaaacctaatccccctcaattctctcctaagcaaatgaatctgcccaaacaggaaccaaaacctaaggtggagaagaaaaagaccttccattgtgcatcacacgagtcccaagcgtttgcacccttcacttgctcaggcaaaataaatggtaaacctgtaaccatactcagagacactggatcctctcaaacgatcgtctctcctaaagtaatacgacctaatggtgaaactcacaggtatgttgcagttaatgacttaaccagtaagtctatgttgcctctcattaatgtaaaccttcattgtccttatttctctggaactactgaagtagctgtaaatccagaactgttaccatgcaagaatgtagatgtaatcctgggtaatgacatagctaactctgttgtcttaacaaacttaatagcagtatctccaggtgaagttgtacaggaggaatgcttagcagtgacacgaagcagtaaaaaggacacccctactgaatcatcatcaaacccgttgccagtctctgaacctatggatttcaacgagttgatgagtacatataagatccagcctgattcctttagctatcaacaaaggaaagatgtcactctacagcagtgtttcaaccaagtgaaaccaaaggataccaacaagtgttcttatttttatattaataataatgtactaatgagaaaattcaggtccagcaagaacagtcatctagaaacctggaaggatctattccaggtagttgttcctaaggatataagacctctgatcctagaattgtctcactctgctgactctcatcttggtatcactaaaacatatgaacgcatcagtcaagacttttattggccaaacatgaagaatgacattaaagagtacgtaaaaacatgtacaacatgtcaaaaagtaagtagtcctaacgtaaaagtaccagttgcacccttaaaacctatacttgtgcctaaagaacctttcagtaagatcatagtagattgtgtaggccctttgcctaagacaaaaaggggacatgaatacttgcttacggccttatgcccaactacgcgttatccatttgcagtacctttaagaaacatttcagccaagaacatcctaaagtcactagtgtccatatttactgttgtaggatttccaactgaactacaatgtgatcaaggaaccaatttcatgagtcatgcttttaaaacagctatgaaagattaccatataacccaagtctcatcctcagcttaccatccacagaccaatggagcattagaacgcactcaccagaccattaaaaatcttctccggaaatacatccatagttcaggtaacgagtgggattgcgatttggaactgatcatgtacatcatacgaggagttcgaaatcagtctactggtatgtcaccttttgaactactcttcggtcgacggccacgaactatcctcagttcagtcaaagaacgcatcctgaagttgggagataatgaggtacctctttcccaatatatttcagaacttaacaagaaactttcagatcttcactccattgccaaaactaacttgataacagctcaagagaagatgaagattaactatgataaaaaggctaaaaccagaagtttcaaagtaggagatgcagtgctgctataccatccgattgcaggctctcccctacgagagaaataccagggaccttataccatcactcaccgtatctcgccaaccaactatataatcgccactccagataagcgtaagtctactcaattagtccacataaacctcttaaaggcctatttgtctccttcaacagctgaaagtaaaacggtaatgattactagtgccataccatacatagattgtcctatggatcaatttacagatgatccaataactgcatcttggcaggattctcaaaactaa